The following proteins are co-located in the Streptomyces sp. Ag109_O5-10 genome:
- a CDS encoding helix-turn-helix domain-containing protein, with the protein MPPPDVRARLRKADGLTQEEVAEVFGVTRVAFHRWETGIAKPRRRHLEAYVRLLQGWADKHPDVMSDPEPTQREAG; encoded by the coding sequence CCGGATGTTCGGGCGCGTCTCCGCAAGGCCGACGGGCTCACGCAGGAAGAAGTCGCCGAGGTCTTCGGTGTCACCAGGGTCGCCTTCCACCGCTGGGAGACCGGAATCGCCAAGCCGCGACGGCGCCATTTGGAAGCTTACGTCCGGCTCCTGCAGGGTTGGGCCGATAAGCACCCAGACGTGATGTCCGACCCGGAACCGACTCAGCGAGAGGCAGGTTGA